CGAGACCATTACCGATAAACAACAGCAGCAAATGGAGCTAATGAATTTGTACAAAAAGCGAGGAGTTAACCCTCTTGGTGGTTGCTTGCCCATGTTACTTCAAATGCCTATCTTTATTGGGCTTTATTCTGGTCTTTTGCTAACGATTGAGCTTCGCCATGCGCCGTTTGCTTTTTGGATTACTGATTTATCCGCGCCCGAACAGCTCATGGTAGCTGGGGTTGGTATTCCTGTGATGGTGATTCTAATGGTTATTTCCATGTTGGTTCAGCAATGGATGACGCCAGCAGCAGTGGATCCCGCGCAGAAGAAGGTTATGATGATAATGCCAGTAGTGTTTGGGTTTATGTTTGCAAAATTCCCAGCTGGACTTACACTTTACTGGTTAACTAGTAATTTAATATCGATTGCTCAGCAAAAGACTTTAAATGTGCTCGGTCCAAAAGTAAGTTTAATGGCGACTGGGGCAGTTTCCCTTGGGCTTTTCTTGCTAACTTGGTTGTTAAGTGCCGTAGGATAAAATCATCACAAGGAGTTGTGGGCGATTTAGATGAAACGATTGCAGCACCAATTACGGCAGCTGGGCATTCCGCTATATCGGTAGTGCGAATTAGCGGGCCGCTTACGCGCCAGGCTATTGAGAGTTTGGTGGTTCAAGCTAAGCGCGTGATAGATAACCCCCGCAAGTTGATGCTGGTCGATATTCGCCACCTCAAATATAGCGACTATAGCCATGTTGAGGCAGAACTACTCGATAGTGGCATGGTCGTTTATTTTCCTCGTTTTAGGAGCTTTACTGGTGAAGACTCGGCTGAGTTTAACATTCACGGAAGCCCGTTTCTCGTAGAAAAGCTCCTAGAGAGTTTGTGTGCCTGTGGTTTGCGCCTTGCGAATCCGGGGGAGTTTTGCAAGCGGGCCTTTTTAAATGGCAAGTTAGATTTAGTTCAGGCCGAAGCAATTGCAGATTTAATTGCGGCGGAAAGCGAGACTCAGGCTAGGGCTGCAAAGCATCAGCTAGCCGGGGCTTTGTCTGCGGCTATATCTCAATTGGGCGAGCAGGTAAAAAACTGTTTGGCGGAACTAGAGGCTTTTATCGATTTTCCCGAGGAGGATATTGAGACGGCTAGCGAGTTTGCGATTAATCTGATGTTAAAAGAAGCAGTGACCGCGATTGATAGGCTTCTTGAGTCTTTTAGGACCGGCAAGTTATATCGCGAGGGTGCTCAGGTTGTCATTGTTGGTTATCCCAACGCCGGCAAATCGAGCATTTTAAATAGGCTTGTAGGTGAAGAGAGGGCAATAGTTAGCCAGTATGCAGGAACTACGCGTGACGCTATCGAGGAGCGCATTTCACTAGATGGCCTTTTAATACGTCTCTGGGATACTGCTGGAATTATAGATTCGACTTTGCCAAGCGACGAAGTTAGTAGGCTTAACTTGATGGGCGTAGAGCAGAGTTGGCTTAGGGTAGAAAATGCAGATTTAGCCGTTTTTGTCTTTGATGTCACAGAGGATGTAGATGGCTTGGAGAAGTTATTTAGGCAAGTCATTGCAAAAGTTAATAACGTAGTTGCTGTTGGGAATAAGTGCGATTTGCTGTCAGAGGAGCAGTTGATAGAGCTTAAGTTGCATGTGCAGGAGGTTTTTGGGGCGGCAGAAGCATTAGAACCTTTATTTGTTTCGGCAACTAATGGCCAAGGATTTAGAGAGCTAAAGAGAGCAATCCGAGGGAAGTTATTGATGAATTCTTCGGCCAGTATTGGTGCGATAGTGACTAATTTTCGCCATCGCGATTGTCTTTTAGAGGCAAGGAAGGCTTTAGAGGAGGGGCTTTCTAATCTAAAGGCAAGCACAGCGGTTGAACTTATTGCTTCAGACATTCGCCAAGCTTTGTCGTCGTTAAGCGATATCATTGGCGTCACTAGTAGCGAGGATATTTTAGAGCGAATTTTTAGCAAGTTTTGCATTGGCAAATAAGGAGCACTGGAATGAAGGCACTTTACTTCGAGCAACACGGCCGACCCGATGTCCTAAAGTATGGGGATATTGCCAAACCTTCTCTTAAACCAGGTGAGGTATTAGTTCGAGTGAGAGCCTGCGCCTTAAACCACCTGGATTTGTGGGTTCTCGGCGGCTGGCCGGGCTTAAAGCTAGAAATGCCTCACGTTGGTGGTTCAGATGTAGCTGGGGAAATAGCTGAGTTGGGAGAAGGAGTAATACACTGGCAGATCGGCGATAGAGTAGTGGTAAATCCGGGCATTATCGAAGTGGAAGATGAGTGGACTAGGCGCGGAGAGGAAAGCGTAAGTCCCTATTATGGGATTTTGGGAGAGACTAGGCGCGGCGGCTTTGCCCAGTTTGTGAGCGTGCCAGCAGCAAATTTAATGAAAATCCCCTCAGATTTCGACTATACCGAAGCCTGTGCTCCGCTATTAGTTGCGCTAACGGCTTGGCGGATGCTAAAAGTTCGCGCTGCACTAACCGCGGGGCAAAGTGTGTTAATCGTTGGTGCGGGCGGAGGTTTAAACAACATTAGTTTGCAGCTCGCCAAACACTTTGGAGCTACCGTAATTGCGCTAAGCAGTAGCGAGGAGAAGCTGCAAAAATGCCTCAGCCTTGGCGCCCATCACGCGATTAATTACCGCCAATGTCCCGACTGGAGCCGCGAAGTCAAGCGCCTTACGAATGGTCGGGGGGTGGATGTAGTCGTAGACAACGTCGGCGCAAAAACTATGGAGCAATCGCTAAGAGCGGTAGCGCGTGGGGGAAAAATTGTAACCGTGGGAAACACCAGCGGCCCCATGCTTTCAATCGACAATCGCCTCATCTTCACTAAACAAATAAGCATTATTGGCTCTACTATGGGAAGCAAGGAGGATTTTCAAACGGTTATGCCGCTAGTGTGGAATAGAAAGATAGCGTCGAGCATAGATTGCGTTTTGCCTCTAGAAAAAGGCCGCGAGGCCTATGAGAGAATCGCCCGCGGGGAGCAATTTGGAAAAATCGTTTTAACTGCACAATCTTAACAACTCGAGCAAAAGTGTCCCAGTTATGATCTTTGCAGATAATGTATCTTAGGGTAATCTGGTAAAAAACCGGAATAAAAATCCGCATTTTCACCGAGAGCAAGTAAGTTACTGATATGATTGAACGTTCTGTTAGTGATAGACTGAAAAAATCGGCAGAAAAGTATCCCGTTATTACCCTGATGGGACCTAGGCAATCGGGT
The nucleotide sequence above comes from Deltaproteobacteria bacterium. Encoded proteins:
- a CDS encoding zinc-binding dehydrogenase, with the translated sequence MKALYFEQHGRPDVLKYGDIAKPSLKPGEVLVRVRACALNHLDLWVLGGWPGLKLEMPHVGGSDVAGEIAELGEGVIHWQIGDRVVVNPGIIEVEDEWTRRGEESVSPYYGILGETRRGGFAQFVSVPAANLMKIPSDFDYTEACAPLLVALTAWRMLKVRAALTAGQSVLIVGAGGGLNNISLQLAKHFGATVIALSSSEEKLQKCLSLGAHHAINYRQCPDWSREVKRLTNGRGVDVVVDNVGAKTMEQSLRAVARGGKIVTVGNTSGPMLSIDNRLIFTKQISIIGSTMGSKEDFQTVMPLVWNRKIASSIDCVLPLEKGREAYERIARGEQFGKIVLTAQS
- the mnmE gene encoding tRNA uridine-5-carboxymethylaminomethyl(34) synthesis GTPase MnmE, whose translation is MGDLDETIAAPITAAGHSAISVVRISGPLTRQAIESLVVQAKRVIDNPRKLMLVDIRHLKYSDYSHVEAELLDSGMVVYFPRFRSFTGEDSAEFNIHGSPFLVEKLLESLCACGLRLANPGEFCKRAFLNGKLDLVQAEAIADLIAAESETQARAAKHQLAGALSAAISQLGEQVKNCLAELEAFIDFPEEDIETASEFAINLMLKEAVTAIDRLLESFRTGKLYREGAQVVIVGYPNAGKSSILNRLVGEERAIVSQYAGTTRDAIEERISLDGLLIRLWDTAGIIDSTLPSDEVSRLNLMGVEQSWLRVENADLAVFVFDVTEDVDGLEKLFRQVIAKVNNVVAVGNKCDLLSEEQLIELKLHVQEVFGAAEALEPLFVSATNGQGFRELKRAIRGKLLMNSSASIGAIVTNFRHRDCLLEARKALEEGLSNLKASTAVELIASDIRQALSSLSDIIGVTSSEDILERIFSKFCIGK